In one window of Meiothermus sp. DNA:
- the scpB gene encoding SMC-Scp complex subunit ScpB, whose translation MDTQTLKAQILAVLFAAGRPLSLRDLSPLGTEEALTRAIVALEHDLAGGQSGVQLERVAGGWRLVVHPLHLTAVEQVLRPTPPRISKAALEVLALIAYQQPLTRAELEALRGKSVEGVLDGLLERQLVQVVGEKDAVGRPKLFGTTERFLEMFGLESLSDLPPVGEGPVLLLRS comes from the coding sequence ATGGACACCCAGACCCTCAAAGCCCAGATTTTAGCCGTGTTGTTCGCTGCCGGAAGGCCGCTCTCCCTTCGTGACCTGAGCCCCCTGGGCACCGAGGAAGCCCTCACCAGGGCCATTGTGGCCCTCGAGCACGACCTCGCCGGCGGCCAGTCGGGTGTACAGCTCGAGCGCGTGGCGGGGGGCTGGCGGCTGGTAGTGCACCCCCTACACCTTACGGCGGTCGAGCAGGTGTTGCGCCCGACCCCCCCACGCATCTCCAAGGCAGCCCTCGAGGTACTGGCCTTGATAGCCTATCAGCAACCCCTCACCCGGGCCGAGTTGGAAGCCTTGCGGGGCAAAAGTGTGGAGGGGGTTCTGGACGGGCTGTTGGAGCGCCAGCTGGTACAGGTTGTGGGCGAAAAAGACGCTGTTGGACGACCCAAACTGTTTGGAACCACCGAGCGGTTTTTAGAAATGTTTGGCCTGGAAAGCCTGTCCGATCTGCCCCCGG
- a CDS encoding type II secretion system F family protein has protein sequence MPTYQYKARDRQGRLINAVIEADDMRTAARSLREKGLFIAEIKEPGKGLQAEIKLPGLEPQPGLKDLAIFSRQLATMLNAGLPIVQALAILEKQTEKKKFQAILKEIRTEVEGGANFSEALSKHKLFSRLYINLVRAGETSGTLDAILDRLATFLENELALIGKIRSALTYPAIVFVFAVGVTYFLLTGIVPQFAQILTGLGSELPLLTRALMSISDFLRQGTIFIVLIAVALFFAYRAYYRTDKGRHQIDQIKLKLPVFGNLMKKSALARFSRTFGLLISSGVNIVEALDITKGTAGNAIVEDILEQTKIAIQAGEPVYTTIQAHPQVFPPMVSSMIAIGEETGALDTMLTKIADFYEREVDEAVSALTAAIEPLMIIFLGFIVGVIVAGMFLPLFKIIGTLSTQ, from the coding sequence ATGCCAACCTATCAATACAAGGCCAGGGATCGCCAGGGGCGGTTGATCAATGCCGTCATCGAAGCGGACGATATGCGCACGGCAGCCCGTAGCCTGCGTGAAAAAGGTTTGTTCATCGCTGAAATCAAGGAACCCGGCAAAGGTTTACAGGCTGAGATTAAGCTGCCCGGTCTAGAACCCCAGCCTGGACTGAAGGATTTGGCTATCTTCAGTCGTCAGTTGGCCACCATGCTTAATGCGGGTCTGCCCATCGTGCAGGCCCTGGCCATTCTGGAAAAGCAGACCGAGAAAAAGAAGTTCCAGGCCATACTCAAAGAAATCCGCACCGAGGTGGAGGGCGGGGCCAACTTCAGCGAAGCCCTCAGCAAGCACAAGCTCTTCAGCCGCCTTTACATCAACCTTGTGCGGGCAGGCGAGACCTCAGGCACGCTCGACGCCATCCTGGACAGGCTGGCGACCTTCCTGGAAAACGAGCTGGCCCTAATCGGTAAGATTCGCTCGGCCCTGACCTACCCGGCCATCGTGTTCGTATTTGCGGTGGGCGTAACCTACTTCCTGCTGACCGGCATTGTGCCGCAGTTTGCCCAGATCCTGACCGGTCTGGGTTCGGAGCTGCCCCTCCTGACCCGCGCCCTGATGAGCATCTCCGATTTTTTACGCCAGGGCACTATTTTTATCGTGCTGATTGCGGTGGCACTCTTTTTTGCCTACCGGGCCTACTACCGAACCGATAAGGGGCGACACCAGATCGATCAGATCAAGCTCAAGCTGCCGGTATTTGGCAACCTGATGAAGAAAAGCGCGCTGGCCCGCTTTTCCCGTACCTTCGGTCTGCTTATCTCGAGCGGTGTGAACATCGTGGAGGCCCTGGACATTACTAAGGGCACTGCCGGGAATGCCATTGTGGAGGATATCCTCGAGCAGACCAAAATCGCCATCCAGGCCGGTGAGCCGGTTTATACCACCATCCAGGCCCACCCGCAGGTCTTCCCACCCATGGTGAGCTCGATGATCGCCATCGGTGAAGAGACCGGTGCGCTGGACACCATGCTCACCAAAATCGCCGACTTCTATGAGCGCGAGGTAGACGAAGCGGTGAGCGCCCTGACCGCCGCCATCGAGCCCCTGATGATCATCTTCCTGGGCTTTATCGTAGGCGTGATTGTGGCCGGGATGTTCCTGCCGCTCTTCAAGATCATCGGGACGCTTTCAACGCAATAA
- a CDS encoding EVE domain-containing protein yields MNYWLLKSEPDVFSIDDLKKQKTTLWDGVRNYQARNFLMAMQVGDLAFFYHSSTEPPGIVGLCRVLETHIADPSQFDPQSPYFDPKSSEDNPRWWTVRVGFVEKYKQMLTLEVLRAKFSPDELILLRRGNRLSVMPITSGVADRIIALKASR; encoded by the coding sequence ATGAACTACTGGCTGCTCAAGTCGGAACCCGACGTATTCAGTATAGACGACCTGAAAAAACAAAAAACCACCCTCTGGGACGGGGTACGCAACTACCAGGCTCGCAATTTTCTCATGGCCATGCAGGTAGGCGACCTGGCTTTTTTTTATCACTCCAGCACCGAACCGCCCGGCATCGTGGGGCTTTGCCGGGTTCTCGAGACCCATATTGCCGACCCCAGCCAGTTCGACCCCCAATCGCCCTACTTCGACCCCAAGAGTTCAGAGGACAACCCGCGCTGGTGGACGGTGCGGGTGGGTTTTGTGGAGAAATATAAGCAGATGCTCACCCTCGAGGTCTTGCGGGCAAAGTTCAGCCCCGACGAGCTTATTTTGCTTCGCCGGGGCAACCGGTTATCGGTGATGCCGATTACTTCTGGGGTTGCAGACAGGATTATTGCGTTGAAAGCGTCCCGATGA